The window GTCGGTCATATCAAATACACTCTTATGTGTCTTTTTGACTCTTTCTATCAGGGTCATTTTAACCCTATCGCCGCTTAAATCCAGCGCTTTTCCCTTTATTTTCAGGGCATTCCAACCTGGCAAAGCAATTGCAAATACAGACTCAACACTTCCGGTTAATACGCATCTTGAGGAGGAATGCTATGAACCAGGCCAACGTAACCCTCGACGGTTTCGCCGCCAGACTGATGAAGATCGGCGACAGAACACTGGTAACGTCAATTTTCGTTATCGTCGCCACCGCACTGATTTGCTACCCCTACGCCGACAGCTTCAGCATCGGACAGCAGGTCGCCGCTCATATCACCATGGTCGTGTCAGCCGGAGCCTTAAAACTGGGCTATGTTTTACGACTGATCGGCAATCGTCGCATCGCTTTGAATGGAGGCTGAATAAATTCTCATGACGCAAATCGCCAGCGACCGCAATCCACGCCCCACCCTGCCTTTACTGGGTTTGGCGTTCCGTCCGTTTTTCCTGTTTGGATCACTGTTCTCCATCGTCGCCATCGCCTACTGGATATTGCTGCTGAATGGCGCAGCGCCCTGGCTCACCGCCATGTCGCCGGTCGTATGGCACGGCCATGAAATGGTGTTCGGGTTCGGCGGAGCGATTGTAATTGGCTTTCTGCTGACGGCGGTGCAAACCTGGACGGGCTTGCCCAGCGTGAATAACAAGGCGCTGGCGGCGCTGGTTCTGCTCTGGCTGACAGCCCGCATCGCCTTCTTTCTTGGCGGCGGCGCGCTACGTCTGGCCATAGTCGCAGAGATACTGTGGTGGGCGCTGTCAGCCCTGACTTTCATCAACTTGCTGGTTCGTTCAAGCAATCATCGCAACCTGATCATCGCGCCGGTTCTGCTATTGATGGCGACTTTGGACATCGCTTCCGCCACCGTCAGCGATGCAGGGCTGGCTCTGCATCTTCTTAATACCGGCGTCCTGATGATGTGTGTTCTGATCACTCTCTTGGGCGGACGCGTCATTCCGTTTTTCACACAACGTGGATTAAGCATTGACGCCATCACGACGCCCGGCTGGCTGGAAAAATCTCTGGCGCTATTAACGCCACTGACGGCGCTGGCTTTTTTCGGCGGGCGCTTTCTACCTGTACTTGCTTCTGTCACCGCATGGCTGTTGCTGACGACAGGCGCGTTGCAGCTACTACGGATCGCGCATTGGCGCAGCCTGAAAACATTCGGCGTCCCCTTGCTGTGGTCACTGCACTTTTCCTATCTGGCGCTTGCTCTCGGGCAGATAGGCATGGGCTTGAGTCTGCTGTCACAGGGGGCGCACTTCGCGGACGCCCTGCATCTGGTGACTGTCGGCGCCATCGGCGGCATGATTCTGGCGATGATGTCCCGGGTTTCATTAGGACACACCGGCCGACCTCTGCAGCCGCCAGCGCTGATGGCCTGGGCGTTTGCGCTAATCCTGGCGGCGGCGGTCGTACGCGCCGGACTGCCTTTAGTCATGGCGGCTCCCGCTGCCTGGCGCATTTCCGCCGCACTATGGGTGCTGGCGTATCTGGTTTTCGTTATTCATTACGCCGGCATTCTTAATGCGCCGCGTATGGACGGAAAACCTGGTTGAAGCAAGCGTCTACTTGTCGGTTCGTCTATTTGTCGGCTCGTCTGTTTTTCAATCTAACTGACTGATGTTCCAGCTGACTTTCATGAAAGCGCCGCCCCAAAACCCGGCGGCGCTCTTCTTTTAATATCACTACGATTATTCACCATCCAAGAAGGAGTTAGAGTGTTAGATTCCAACACTATCGCAACCATCAAAGCCACCATCCCGGTATTGGAAAGCGGGGGCGTGGCGATCACTGAGCATTTTTACCGCAGGTTGTTCAGCCACAACCCTGAGCTGCTGAATATTTTCAACAGCAGCCACCAACATTCAGGCGGGCAACAAGTCGCCCTGTTCAATGCGATCGCAGCCTATGCAAAGCACATTGAAACGCCTGAAGCGCTAGCAGGCGCCATCGAGCGCATCGCTCACAAGCACACGAGCTTCAATATCCAGCCCGCGCAGTATGATATTGTCGGCCATCACCTGCTGGAAACGTTGCAAGAGCTGCTCGGCGACGCATTTACGCCAGAAATAAGAGACGCCTGGACCAAGGCCTATCAGTTTCTCGCCAGCATTTTTATTGCGAAGGAAGGCGAGCTATATCAGACGCGCGTCAGCGCCCAAGGGGGCTGGAAAGGAACTAGAACGTTTATCGTGCAGTCAAAACAAAAGGAGTCCGAGCTGGTGACCAGTTTTGTGATGGCGCCCAAGGATGGCGGCCCCGTCATCGACTTTCAACCGGGCCAGTACATCGGCGTCAAGGTCAAACCCACCACTGAGGGTTATGCGCAGATTCGTCAGTACTCTCTGTCGGCAGCGCCTAACGGCGCCACCTATCGCATTTCCGTGAAACGGGAGTCCGGAGAACAGCCTGGGCTGGTGTCCAACTATCTGCATGATCATGTTCAAGAGGGAGATTCACTGGAACTCATGGCGCCCGCTGGCGACTTTGTTCTACATGAGGAAGGCGGCCGCCCCACCGTCCTGATTTCCGCCGGCGTCGGCCTGACGCCCATGATGTCCATGCTGGAACGTTTGAGCGCAACAGACGACGAGGCGCCGATTCACTATCTGCACGCCTGCGAAAACGGCGCTCAGCACAGCTTCAAGCATCGCCTGGGCGACTTGTTGGGTAAGAAGAAAAACCTGTCCGTGCATGTCTGGTATCGCGAGCCCCGCAGCGAGGATCAACCGGATCACGACTATCATGCGCAGGGTCTGATGGATATTCCCAGTGTTGCGGCAACGCTTCCGCTAGAGCAGGCCCGCTTCTACCTGTGCGGACCCACGCCATTCATGGCCATGGCGAAACAGCAGTTACTGTCATGCGGCGTGGATGCTGAACGCATCCACTATGAAGTATTTGGTCCGCACAGCGACCTGTAAGCCAGTCTGGGTATACAAGTACAGATCACCAGCGGATCAGGACATCGTCCATCTGAATGTTCAGACGGGTGGGGTCGATATTCAGGCGGCCAATAGAAAATTCAGGCTGCACCTGATCCACCTGCAAGGCCAGCTTAACATCACGCAGCTCGGTCCCCTGAAACCGGGTTGCGTCAAACAGCTGGCGCGAACGATAGATCTGGAATGTATCTCCGGGGCGGATGCCTGCGTTGGCGCCCGCCTCAAACATAATCTGACGCCCTTCCACTCGCGAGATGCGGGTCATGAACGGCTGACAGGACACATTATCTTCAATGTCCCCCGCCATGTTCATCAGCGCTCGCTTCACCGCCCTGCCGTATTCCATCTGATTGAACCCGGCGGACAACAAACCATACTGCTCATCCGCCCGCGCCTCCCAATCGGCGCCAGTGCGGTAGCGCTTCTGAAACAATATCGCGCCACTGAAACCATCATGGATAAACATCTCCACATCGAATACCCGGTAGGTATCCTTCAGTCCGACAAAGCGCAGCGTATTATTAAGAACGGAGCGTTTCAGCCCTTCCGGGTCGCGCAGGGTAATATTCCTGACCACGCCGGACACCACAAACTGCACGCCCAGATCCCGCGACGCCGCCACCGCTTTGGTTAACGTGCGCTGCTCCGTCTCATGGGTCGGCGCATTAGCGAGTTCATCGTACAGATGCAACTGGCTGGCCTCATGCACCGCCAGACGCGGCGAGGACTGCAAAAGCTGATTGAGATAACTGGGTATGTCCCGCTCCACGCCATACAAGCCGCCGACGGAGGCTTGTCGAGGGTCTTGCAGAGAGAAAGACAACAGCGCGAGTTTGCGTCGATACGTATTCACGGAAGCGCCGTCGCACAATGGCTGCTCGTACATGTCCGCATCTACGGTTAGCACCAAAGTATCGTCTTCCACCTCTTCGCTGACTGGAACAACTCGCTTGGCTTTGGCGCGACTGCTGACGCTCACGCTGGATTGGGTTAAACGCCCCAACTCCATCTGATCAGTGCTGGAGACCTCCGCTCCAAACATCAGCGCCGCCTGCCGCAAAGCGTCTTCCTGCGCCACCTTGCGCGCCTGCTGGTAATCGCCACCGTATATCAAAGACCTCCCCGTGACCCGCACCCACTCTGCATGCGCCGCTCCAGCACCCAAAGTCAGCAGCAATCCGAGTGCGCCGGACAACGACAGCATCGACAGTCTTCGGTTGAATAACAGCATCATGACAGGCCCCCGCGTTTCACTTCTTCACATCGCCATCCAGAAAGTACAGCCCCGTTCCTGTGCTGCTTCCCGCCGCGCCCGCCGGAGAGTCCATGCTTGCGCGCAAGTCCGGGTCGCTATGGGGCAACGGCATACGGCACTCTTCGGTGTAGCGGAAGTAGTTGACGTTGGTCAGGCAGCGGCGAAATCTTGCCTCCAGCACGACCTCCAGTACGGTCTCAAATCCGCCGCCCTGCAACTCGGACACGCTCATCACCCTGGCGCCGCGAATCACGCTGTCCACCATGGTTTTGAAGCCGTCATTCTGCATCACCAGCGCTTCCACTGTGGAAGAACCGTAGATGACCGTCCCGTAGATACGCTCCGCCAGAGCGCGATAGGCGTCCAGCTTCGACGCGCGCATCGCCAGCAGGCGGTGACGCTGGGAGGTAGCGTGGCGGGGGTCCTCATAGGTGGCGTACCCTGACACCCTCACCACGATGGGATCTTTGCCGATATTGTCGTCGATGGGCTCTTGCTTCTGACCATACAGGCCACAGGCCGACAACAGGCTGGCGAGCGCCGCCAATACAACTGCTTGAATCTGCTTACTCACGCTGGAAGCCCTCAGTACCAATACAATTCCTGCGGCGACGTCCGAAGACGCACGCGTTGTATAGAGTCTTATAGAAAAGTTCGTGCCAAGACGACCAAAAGAGCGGAGCAATAAATAAAATTACATTAACAATCAGACTATTAGGCGAGTTCTTGATGATCTCTTATGCGGCGCTGGGCAAACTCATGCGCCCATATAGCGGAACGATCTTGCCTCACCCGTCAGGCGACCTTGTGACCCCTGGTCATTCCAAGTAACCTACCCTTTCAACCATTACCTATTCGAGACCCTATGCAACGATATTTAGTGGGCGGAGCTGTACGTGACGCCTTACTTGGCCTGCCTGTCAAAGACCGCGACTGGGTCGTGGTTGGCTCTACCCCTGAGCAGATGCTGGAACAAGGATATCAGCAGGTCGGCGCGGACTTTCCTGTGTTTCTACACCCCGACAGCAAAGAGGAACACGCCCTCGCCCGCACGGAGCGTAAAAACGGCAAGGGCTATACGGGCTTTATCTGCGACTTTTCTCCGGATATTTCTCTGGAAGACGATTTGCTGCGGCGCGATCTGACGATCAACGCCATGGCCATGGACGACGACGGCGCTCTGGTGGACCCCTTCAACGGACGCCAGGACCTGGAAGCGCGCATTCTGCGCCACGTTTCCCCCGCCTTTACCGAAGATCCCCTGCGTGTGCTGCGGGTCGCCCGTTTCGCCTCCCGTTACGCCGATCTTGGCTTCACTGTCGCCCCGGAAACTTTACAACTCATGCAGGACATTCAGGCTTCGGGAGAACTGAAAGCACTGACTGCGGAGCGCGTATGGCAGGAAACCGTGCGCGCCCTGGGACAAAAACAGCCTCGCGTTTACTTTCAAGTGCTGAAAGACGCCCACGCATTGCAGGATATTTTCCCCGAATTAAACGCCTTGTTCGGCGTGCCGCAAACGCCGCAATACCACCCGGAAGTGGACACCGGCCTGCATAGCCTGATGGCGTTGGAGCAAGCCTGCCTGTTGAGCGAGCGTGAAGAAGTGCGCTTCGCCGCCCTGATACATGATCTGGGCAAAGGCGTCACGCCACAGGAGGAATGGCCCAAGCATCATAACCATGAAGCGGCCGGGGTCGACCTCGTGAAAGCGCTGACGGAGCGGGTCAAAGCGCCGAAGCTGTTTAAAGAACTGGCTCTGATGGCCTGCCAGTATCATACCCATTGCCATCGCGCTCTGGAGTTGCGCGCCAACACCCTGGTGAAGCTGCTGCAGTCCTGCGACGCCTGGCGCCGGCCGGATCGTTTCGAACTGTTCTTGCTCGCCTGCGAGGCGGACGCCCGTGGCCGTACTGGATGGGAGCAAAAGCCTTATCCTCAGGCGGACTATCTACGCGGCGTCCTGGAGGCGTGTCAGCAGATCCAGCCGCAGGAACTGGTGGCCCAGGGTTATACCGGCGCCAGGCTGGGAGAGGAAATTCAGCGCCGCCGCATCAGCGCGGTTAAACGCTTCAAGCGCGACTATGCGCCAGAGACATACGAGGATGACGACGCAGACGACAGCTTGACCTGACTCAAGCCGGCGGACGATTGCCTGCATCTTCGACCAAAGCGTTATTATAAAAAACAACATCAATAAGTATGCTCATCCTCCAGGCCCGGAAACGTCAACGCCTTGAGGATGACAAAGCATCAGTTCACACACTGACGGATTGAAAGGAGATTTCATATGAAGAAGGTCGTCATTGTCGCCGCCACCCGCACCCCCGTGGGCGCATTCGGCGGTTCCCTCGCCACGCTCAGCGCCGACCAACTGGGATCGGCGGTGATTAAAAAGTTACTGGAGCAAACCGGCGTCGATCCCGCCAAAGTCGATGAAGTGCTGCTCGGTCAGGTGCTTACCGCAGGCTGCGGCCAAAACCCCGCGCGTCAGGCCTCCATCAATGCCGGCCTGCCCAACTCCACCCCCGCCATGACGATTAATAAAGTCTGCGGTTCTGGTTTGAAAGCCATACATTTGGCGGCCCAATCCATCATGCTCGGCGACGCCGACATCGTGATCGCCGGCGGCCAGGAAAATATGAGCCAGGCGCCCCATGTGCTGCCAAAGTCCCGCGATGGCCAGCGTATGGGCAATTGGACGCTGGAAGACTCCATGATAAAAGACGGCCTCTGGGATGCGTTTAACGATTACCACATGGGCGTCACGGCGGAGAATATCGTCGAGAAGTACGGCATCAGCCGCGAAGAGCAAGACGCCTTCGCCGCTCAATCCCAACAAAAAGCGGAAGCCGCGCAGAAAACAGACCGATTCAAAGACGAAATCTGCGCCATTAGCGTACCGCAACGCAAAGGCGATCCAATCATCGTCGACAAGGATGAAAATCCAAGACCAGGAATCACAGCGGAATCGCTGGGCAAATTGAGAGCCGCCTTCAAAAAAGATGGAACCGTCACCGCAGGCAACGCCTCTTCCCTGAACGACGGCGCCGCAGCGGTCATGCTGTGCAGCGAAGAAAAAGCCAAAGAGCTTGGCTTGACGTCCATCGCCACCATCGCCGCTTACGCTAACGCGGGGGTTGATCCCAGCATCATGGGCGTCGGTCCGGTCACCGCCACCCGCCGCTGCCTGAACAAAGCCGGCTGGAGCGTGGACGAACTGGACCTGGTCGAAGCCAACGAAGCCTTCGCCGCCCAGGCCATTGCGGTGAATCGCGATATGGAATGGGACACCGCCAGAGTGAACGTTAACGGCGGCGCCATCGCCCTGGGTCACCCCATCGGCGCGTCCGGCTGTCGCATCCTGGTCACCCTGCTGCACGAAATGATCAAGCGCGACGCCAAGAAAGGTCTGGCCACACTGTGTATCGGCGGCGGCATGGGCGTAGCGCTGGCGGTAGAGAGATAATCACCTCATCTCGCACTCACTATAGGCCTCCTCTTTCATAGGGGAGGTTTTCATCTCAGCCTTTACGCTCTACGACAAAGACATCCGATAGAGACACCGCTTAACAGGGACAAACGGCAGGCGTGCTCGCCAGCTTAAATGCGGAATAAGTGCAGGATATAAGGACGAGAAAGGAAATGTGAGTAGAGGAGAGGAGAGGAAATGAGATGAGAGGAAAATAAAGTCTGTGGTCGAGAAGCCCGCATGGCTGCGCAGCTTCTCCGTCCGACCACAGACGCCGGTTCAGAACTTACTTGGCCGCAGCACGAGCCTGCTCCAACCAGCCGTCAAATTTCTTCTGATTGGCTTTGATCCAACCGTCCGCATGGCGCTCGATTTCCGCAGCGCTGTCTTCGCCATCACGCATACGCAGGTTTTGCGCGCTGATATCGTTAGCGCTGATTTTCATAATGGAAAACAGCTTGGCCGCCGCAGGATTGCTCTTAGCGAACTCAAGGTTGGCGACGATGCGCTGATTGTTCGCCTGGAAGCCGTAGTTGCTGCCGTCTGGCAAGCTGGTGTCGATGTCTTTGCGTTCACCCGGCAAAGAAGAAAACGGCACTTGCAACCAGACTACGTCTTTGCCGGGAACCATCACGCCGCTGACCCAGTAAGGCGTCCAAGTGTAGTACAACACCGGCTGCCCCTGCTTGTAGCGGGCGATGGTGTCCGCGATGATGGCGGAATAGCTGCCCTGGTTATGAGCCACGGTCTTACGTAAACCGTATGCGTCCAAGTGATGCTCGATGACTTTTTCGCAGCCCCATCCGGGGTTACAGCCAGCCAGATCCGCTTTGCCGTCGCCATCTGCGTCAAACAACTTGGCGAGCTTTGGATCTTGCAGCTGCTTGATGTTCTTGATGCCGTGCTTGTCCGCCGTGGCCTTGTCGATCAGGTAGCCCTGCAGCGCGCCAGAGGAATAGACGCCTTCACGGTACAGTTTCTCGTCACCGCCGGCTTTGGTGAAGAAGTCCACGTGCAGCGGGTCCCAGTGATCCGCCATGAATGTACCGTCGCCGTTGGCCAGTGCAACATGGCCGGTCGCGTATTCGACTTCTTTAATAGGTTTGACGTCATAACCCAGTTTTTCCAGGGCTTTCATGACGAGTAAGGTCTGGAACGTCTCTTCCGCTATGGAGCTTTTCAGAGGCTGCACCTCCACGCCCTTGCCCGGCATGCTCTCGGCATACGCCGTGAAAGACAGCGCGCCCATAACCAGCGCAGCGAAACAGCTCTTTATACTTTTCAAGCTCATCAATTTCTCCTGTTTGTTATCAGTAATTTCGATGACTTATTTATCGAGGGATGAATCAAAGCGACGCGCTTTATACGCGCCGCCCGATATAAGTTGCGTCGTCAGGAGGCCTCTACGGTTTTCCCCATCCAGCGACGCACCAGCCCAACCGGGCCGGCGTCATACCAGTGACGGGTCGGACGACTGCGGGCGTCGCGACCCAATGCCTGAGTCATTCGGTCCAGCATAATGGCGAGCAGAACAATGCCAACGCCACCGACTGTCGCCAATCCCATATCGAGACGGCCAATTCCGCGTAACACCATTTGTCCCAGACCGCCCACCGCGATCATGGACGCAATAACCACCATGGACAGCGCCAGCATCAGTGTCTGATTGACGCCCGCCATGATGGTCGGGGTGGCCAATGGCAACTGCACCTTGAACAGAAGCTGACGTGGGCTGGCGCCAAAAGAACGCGCCGCTTCCACCAGATCCTCCGGCACTTGTCGAATGCCAAGACTGGTCAATCGAATCAGCGGGGGCAAGGCGAAAATAATCGTCACCGCCACGCCCGGCACATTGCCGATGCCAAACAACATGACGATGGGCACCAGATAGACAAACGCAGGAGTGGTCTGCATGGCGTCGAGCAATGGCCTCACTGCAGAGGCGGCGCGTTCGCTGCGCGCCAGCCAGATGCCAGTGGGCAAGCCTATAAGCAGACAGAAAAGAACGGAAGTGAGTACTAACGCCAAGGTCACCATCGCCTCATTCCAGGCGCCGATCAACCCTACCAGAGTGAGGCTGATAAGCGACCCGACCGCCAATTTACGACCGGATAACTGCCACGCCAACAGTGCGAAAAACAGAATCACAAATGTTGCAGGAATAGCTTGCAGTCCCGCTTCAATGGAACTGAGCGTGATGTCGATTGGCCAGCGAACGGCCTGAAATACGGGACGAAAATGATTCACCACCCAGTCGAGCCCTTGCTCAACCCAACTGTCGAGGGGAATCACCGCATCCTGAAAGGGATCGAGAATATCGAAAGGAGTATCTTGTAGCGGCGCATCCGCCGGCGCGTCCAGCCATCCCGCCGCCGTATCTGCGGCTGGCTCGTTCGCCGTTGCGCCATCACCCGCCGAAGCGCCCCATGGATTGGCGGATGGTTCCGGCGTATCTTCCGTCGGAGTGGACCAGGGATTGGAAGCTTGTTTATCGTCAGCCATGAATACCTCTAATAACTATTTCCGGCTTACGCCCGGCTATGACCGTTTGCATTGCTGCGATCCAACGCTTCAAGCAGCGTGGCTTTATTAATAACGCCGGCGTAGCGGCCGTCGGTGTCCACCACAGGGAGGGCGCAGGGCGCCTGCGCAACCGCGCCAATCAAATCGCCCAATGAGACGTTCGACGTCACCGGCTCCACTTCAGACAAGTAGGCGCTGGTGATTTTCTGCGCCTCCGCCTGACTGCTGGCGCGCAGTGAATCCACCGACACAACGCCATGAAACTTCCTATCCGGACCGACTACATAACCAAAATCCCGGTCATGTTCTTTCAAACGCTGCAATGCAGAGCGAACTCCCATCCCTTCTCTTTCGATTAGAGTAACCTGAGTTTTACGGGCGATATCGCCAGCGCTCAATACGGAGGTGACATCTACGCCGCGGAAGAAGGATTTCACATAGTCATCCGCCGGATTGTTGAGGATTTCCTCCGGCGTGCCCACTTGCACCACCCGGCCGCCCTCCATAATGGCGATGCGGTCGCCAATACGCATGGCTTCATCGAGGTCGTGAGAGATGAATATGATGGTGCGTTTGTCATTTTCCTGCAGTTGCAGCAACTGGTCCTGCATTTCCGTACGAATCAGCGGGTCCAGCGCGGAAAATGCCTCATCCATCAGCAGGATATGGGGATCATTGGCGAGCGCGCGGGCCAAGCCGACCCGTTGCTGCATGCCTCCGGACAACTCATCCGGGTAACTGTTGGCGTAAGCGCTCAAACCGACTTTTTCCAGCGCTTCCATGGCCCTGGATTCGCGTTCGGCCAAGGGGACGCTGGATAGCTCAAGGCCAAAAGCGGTGTTTTGCAGGACATTGAGGTGAGGCATGAGCGCGAAGGATTGAAACACCATGCTCATTTTGGTGCGGCGGACATTGAGAAGCGCTTCGTCATTCATGGCGATAATGTCTTCATCGTCCACCAGAATATTGCCGGAAGATGGCTCAATCAATCGATTAAGCAAACGCACCAACGTTGATTTACCGGAGCCGGACAACCCCATCACAACAAATATCTCGCCTTCCCTGACTTCGAAGTTGGCGTTGCAGACGCCTACCGTCTGCCCGGTTCGGGAAAATATCTCCGACTTATCCACGCCCTGGTTAAGGAGTTTCAGCGCAGCGTCCGGTTCAGCGCCAAATATCTTGTACAAATTCTTAACAACTAACTTATTTTTCATCAGTGGCTTCTGTTGCTTGTCTATGCCGCCGCGCCATCCCGGACGCCTTCTGCGGCAAGGGCTCGGCGGCATTGTCAGAAACGCCTCCAATAGGGGTGCGGCTACGCATTATTGTTAGACTCAATTAAAAAACAGCTTTCAATTCTAACTAATATTTAAGCATTTAACCAATCCGCACCAATTAGCCACGTTTGGCCGGCAGAAACAAAAACCCTACAAACCGCATAAAATACAGACGATTGCCAGATAAATTTAAGTAGTTTTTGCGATAGGATTGCTCAGAAATACGTCTACCAGACAAAGAAACATTACAGAACTCAGAAAAAGTAGTTATACAACTAAAATTATTAATACAAACTACTTAAAGCAAGACGAGAGGCATTAGCAGAAGAATACGCAGGTTCGATCCTCAAATGATTGCAGAAAGACCCAGTAAGAGAAAAAATAGACGCCTTTCGGCGCGCCCAGCCCGCCATGATGAGATAAACGCTTTACTCAAACGCCCCGGAGCCACCGGAGCGCCCAATCAAAAAGAGCCAGAACGTGCTGAATATTGTTTTATTCCAACCGGAAATCCCGCCTAACACCGGCAATATCATAAGACTCTGCGCAAATTGCGGATTCGCCCTGCATCTTATCGAGCCCCTTGGATTCACCTGGGACGACAAGAGATTGCAACGCGCGGGCCTGGACTACCACGAGTACGCGCCAGTAAAACGACATGGGGATTTTCAACAGTTTTTGGACGATGCGCGCCCCAACAAGGTTTACGCATTATCCACTCGCGGCAAATCCTACTACCACGAAGTGTCCTTCGCGGCGGGAGACGCCTTGGTATTCGGGCCTGAGACTCGCGGCCTGCCCCAGCAGATGCTGGACGACCTGGGTCCCGAGTCCTGCTTGCGTGTTCCCATGCGACAAGGCAGCCGCAGCCTCAACCTGTCCAACACCGTCGCGCTGGTATCCTATGAAGCCTGGCGCCAGTTGGGATTCGAAGGCGGGCTTTAAACGCGGCAAAGCCTCCCGAAGGAGGCTTTATCCTGGGCGCCGCGTCGAAGCATAGAGCGTAGCGGCGCCCAATCTGATTCAGTTCGCGACATGCAGACGCACGTCCACATTGCCTCTTGTCGCATTGGAGTATGGGCACACTTGGTGAGCCTTATCGACCAGCGCTTGCGCCGCTTCCAGCTCTAAACCGGGCAGTTCAATAAACAGGTCGATATCCAGACCAAAACCACCAGGAATCTGCCCTATTCCCACCTCAGCGCGGAC is drawn from Hahella sp. KA22 and contains these coding sequences:
- the proW gene encoding glycine betaine/L-proline ABC transporter permease ProW, whose protein sequence is MADDKQASNPWSTPTEDTPEPSANPWGASAGDGATANEPAADTAAGWLDAPADAPLQDTPFDILDPFQDAVIPLDSWVEQGLDWVVNHFRPVFQAVRWPIDITLSSIEAGLQAIPATFVILFFALLAWQLSGRKLAVGSLISLTLVGLIGAWNEAMVTLALVLTSVLFCLLIGLPTGIWLARSERAASAVRPLLDAMQTTPAFVYLVPIVMLFGIGNVPGVAVTIIFALPPLIRLTSLGIRQVPEDLVEAARSFGASPRQLLFKVQLPLATPTIMAGVNQTLMLALSMVVIASMIAVGGLGQMVLRGIGRLDMGLATVGGVGIVLLAIMLDRMTQALGRDARSRPTRHWYDAGPVGLVRRWMGKTVEAS
- the proV gene encoding glycine betaine/L-proline ABC transporter ATP-binding protein ProV → MKNKLVVKNLYKIFGAEPDAALKLLNQGVDKSEIFSRTGQTVGVCNANFEVREGEIFVVMGLSGSGKSTLVRLLNRLIEPSSGNILVDDEDIIAMNDEALLNVRRTKMSMVFQSFALMPHLNVLQNTAFGLELSSVPLAERESRAMEALEKVGLSAYANSYPDELSGGMQQRVGLARALANDPHILLMDEAFSALDPLIRTEMQDQLLQLQENDKRTIIFISHDLDEAMRIGDRIAIMEGGRVVQVGTPEEILNNPADDYVKSFFRGVDVTSVLSAGDIARKTQVTLIEREGMGVRSALQRLKEHDRDFGYVVGPDRKFHGVVSVDSLRASSQAEAQKITSAYLSEVEPVTSNVSLGDLIGAVAQAPCALPVVDTDGRYAGVINKATLLEALDRSNANGHSRA
- the trmL gene encoding tRNA (uridine(34)/cytosine(34)/5-carboxymethylaminomethyluridine(34)-2'-O)-methyltransferase TrmL, coding for MLNIVLFQPEIPPNTGNIIRLCANCGFALHLIEPLGFTWDDKRLQRAGLDYHEYAPVKRHGDFQQFLDDARPNKVYALSTRGKSYYHEVSFAAGDALVFGPETRGLPQQMLDDLGPESCLRVPMRQGSRSLNLSNTVALVSYEAWRQLGFEGGL